In Astatotilapia calliptera chromosome 23, fAstCal1.2, whole genome shotgun sequence, a genomic segment contains:
- the LOC113015718 gene encoding protein NLRC3-like produces MDQCEDREEGVPPSKTTLCGEHESQTKAQRNQPGPEPSCVSLKSDWSKSIGADFKGQCSAVERVNKESSKVSTDQSGQQHHHIKLNSIFMLLEENIITFVKNELKTIQRVLVPDYMEPFERQKKDENVFGVNEQQRSREPFLKIALHFLRTMKQEELADQLQSKMSAPICTHDLKTLLKKKFQCVFEGIAKAGNPTRLNQIYTELYITEGGTAEVNDEHEVRQIETASRKPDRPERTIKHGEFFNASSGRDQTNRIVLTKGVAGIGKTILTQKIILDWTEDKANQDIQFIFPFTFRELNVLKDKKFSLVELVHHFITTTKDSGICRFEDFQVMFILDGLDECRLPLDFNNNMILTDVAVSTSVDVLLTNLIRGNLLPSAHLWITTRPAAANQIPPQCVDMVTEIRGFTDPQKEEYFRKRFRDEKQGSRIISHIKTSRSLHIMCHIPVFCWITATVLEEMLRTTEVRKLPNTLTEMYIHFLVVQAKVKKVKYDEGAETDPHWSPESRKMVESLGKLAFHQLQKGNLIFYESDLTECGIDIRAASVYSGVFTQIFREERGLYQDKVFCFVHLSVQEFLAALHVSLTFINSDVNLLEEAQTISSRSDKTHFYQSAVDKALESPNGHLDLFLRFLLGLSMPTNQTLLRGLLTTTERSSQTNQTLLASLLTRLRSSSQFNQKTYIKKKLNENLSTEKSINLFHCLNELNDRSLVEEIKQSLSSGSISTDKLSPAQWSALVFILLSSKKDMDVFDLKKYSDSEEALLQLLPVVKASKNALLSSCNLSHRSCEALSSSLKLEDCGLRSLDMGNNKLQDSGLKLLLAGLEIPYSKLETLRLSNCNLSKRSCEILSSVLSASYSILRELDLSDNDLKDSGMTILSSGLDNPHCKLETLRLTGCLITKYGCTSLVSAVKANHSHLRELDLTYNHPEEAGVKLLEQLRLEILRVEPAGVRWLRPGLRKYSCQLEIDTNTVHTNLKLSEDNRKVTRVVEGQPYPDHPDRFDYWPQLLCRDGLTGRCYWEVECRGGVNISVSYRAINRRGDREHCVFGENDQSWSLSCSDDGCYFVWHNNKKTSISSSSSSSSVSNRVAVYVDCPAGTLSFYRVSSDTLIHLHTFNTTFTEPLYPGFTVLFPTSSVNLCTV; encoded by the exons CCAGACTACATGGAACCATTTGAGCGTCAGAAAAAGGATGAGAACGTGTTTGGAGTGAATGAACAGCAGAGAAGCAGAGAACCCTTCCTAAAGATCGCACTACACTTCCTGAGGACAATGAAGCAGGAAGAGCTGGCTGACCAACTGCAGAGCA AAATGTCTGCTCCAATTTGTACACATGATCTTAAAACTTTgctgaagaagaagttccagtgtgtattTGAGGGgatcgctaaagcaggaaacccaacccgtctaaatcagatctacacagagctctacatcacagagggagggaccgcagaggtcaatgatgaacatgaggttagacagattgaaacagcatccaggaaaccagacagaccagaaagAACAATCAAACATGGAGAATTCTTTAATGCCTCAAGTGGAAGAGATCAAACAAACAGAAtagtgctgacaaagggagtggctggcattgggaaaacaatTTTAACTCAGAAAATCATTCTGGACTGGACTGAAGACAAAGcgaaccaggacatccagttcatatttccattcactttcagagagctgaatgtgttgAAAGATAAAAAATTCAGCTTGGtggaacttgttcatcactttaTAACCACAACTAAAGACTCAGGAATCTGCAgatttgaagacttccaggttatgTTCATtcttgatggtctggatgagtgtcgacttcctctggatTTCAACAACAATATGATTCTGACTGATGTTGCAGTGTCCACATCAGTGGATGTCCTGCTCACAAATCTCATCAGAGGGaacctgcttccctctgctcatCTCTGGATAAcaacacgacctgcagcagccaatcagatccctcctcaGTGTGTTGACATGGTGACGGAgatcagagggttcactgacccacagaaggaggagtacttcaggaagagattcagagatgagaAGCAGGGAAGCAGGATCATCTctcacatcaagacatcacgaagcctccacatcatgtgccacatcccagtcttctgctggatcactgctacagtacTGGAGGAAATGTTGAGAACCACAGAGGTGAGAAAGCTACCCAacaccctgactgagatgtacatccacttcctggtggttcaggccaaagtgaagaaggtcaagtatgatgaaggagctgagacagatccacactggagtccagagagcaggaagatggttgagtctctgggaaaactggcttttcatcagctgcagaaaggaaacctgatcttctatgaatcagacctgacagagtgtggcatcgatatcagagcagcctcagtgtactcaggagtgttcacacagatctttagagaggagagagggctgtaccaggacaaggtgttctgctttgtccatctgagtgttcaggagtttctggctgctcttcatgtcagtctgaccttcatcaactctgaTGTCAATTTGCTGGAAGAAGCACAAACAATCTCCAGTAGGTctgataaaacacatttctaccAGAGTGCTGTGGATAAGGCCTTagagagtccaaatggacacctggacttgttcctccgaTTCCTTTTGGGTCTTTCAATGCCGACCAATCAGACCCTCCTACGAGGCCTGCTGACAACGACCGAAAGAAGTTCACAGACCAATCAGACTCTACTAGCATCCCTGCTTACACGGCTTAGAAGTAGTTCACAGTTCAACCAGAAAACATATATCAAGAAAAAACTCAATGAGAATCTATctacagagaaaagcatcaacctGTTCCACTGTCttaatgaactgaatgatcgttctctagtggaggaaATCAAACAGTCCCTGAGTTCAGGAAGTATCTCCACTgataaactgtctcctgctcagtggtcagctctggttttcatcttactgtcatccaAAAAAGATatggatgtgtttgacctgaagaaatactctgattcagaggaggctcttctgcagctgctgccagtggtcaaagcctccaaAAACGCTCT GCTCAGTAGCTGCAATCTGTCACATAGAAGCTGTGAAGCTCTATCCTCTTCTCTAAAATTAGAAGACTGTGGACTGAGATCTCTAGACATGGGTAACAATAAACTGCAGGATTCAGGATTGAAGCTGCTGTTGGCTGGATTGGAAATTCCATACAGTAAACTGGAAACACTCAG ATTGAGCAACTGTAACCTCTCAAAGAGAAGCTGTGAAATTCTGTCCTCAGTTCTCAGCGCTTCATACTCTattctgagagagctggacctgagtgacAATGACCTTAAGGACTCTGGAATGACCATATTGTCTTCTGGACTGGATAATCCACACTGTAAACTGGAAACACTCAG GCTGACAGGATGCCTGATCACAAAATATGGTTGTACCTCTCTGGTATCAGCTGTGAAGGCCAACcactcccatctgagagagcttgACTTGACTTACAATCATCCAGAAGAGGCAGGAGTAAAACTATTAGAGCAGCTAAGACTGGAAATTCTCAG ggtggagcctgctggagtccgatggttgagaccgggtctgaggaagt attcctgtcaactcgaaatcgacacaaacacagtgcacACAAACCTCAAACTGTCTGAagacaacaggaaggtgacacgTGTGGTGGAAGGTCAgccatatcctgatcatcctgACAGATTTGATTATTGGCCTCAGCTACTGTGCAGagatggtctgactggtcgttgttactgggaggttgAGTGTAGAGGAGGAGTTAACATATCAGTAAGTTACAGAGCAATCAACAGGAGAGGAGACAGAGAACACTGTGTGTTTGGAGAgaatgatcagtcctggagtctgaGCTGTTCAGATGATGGTTGTTATTTTGTCTggcacaataataaaaaaacatccatctcctcctcctcctcgtcctcctctgtctctaacagagtagcagtgtatgtggactgtcctgctggcactctgtccttctacagagtctcctctgacactctgatccacctccacaccttcaacaccacattcactgaacCTCTTTATCCTGGATTTACAGTCTTGTTTCCTACTTCCTCAGTGAATTTGTGTACAGTTTAG